Proteins co-encoded in one Astyanax mexicanus isolate ESR-SI-001 chromosome 1, AstMex3_surface, whole genome shotgun sequence genomic window:
- the LOC103035487 gene encoding leukocyte elastase inhibitor: MDSLARANGNFALDLYRALSADNSVGNMFFSPLSISAALSMVYLGSRGATAKEMAEVMSFTSVPDVHTQFKSLNSAINSPKASYILRLANRLYGEKTFKFLSEFVESTQKLYEADLQAVDFIGASDESRKLINHWVEEQTENKIKDLLKPGMVTGMTRLALVNAIYFKGNWLQRFNAQDTKEMPFKINKNEKKSVQMMYQMKKFPFNYIPDYNLQVLELPYVQKELSMLVLLPPEAEDGSDPLQKLESELTLDKLLDWTNPDHMDTGTDIIVHLPKFKLEWESSLEGLLSKMGMSSVFQPGAADLTGMSSEGGLYLSAVAHKAFVEVNEEGTEAAAATAGIIAFCMLREEHFMADHPFLFFIRHNPTNSILFFGRFRGPT, from the exons ATGGATAGTCTAGCCCGTGCTAATGGCAACTTTGCCCTGGACCTGTACCGGGCCTTGAGTGCCGACAACTCAGTGGGGAACATGTTCTTCTCACCTTTAAGCATCAGTGCAGCTCTCAGTATGGTCTACCTTGGATCAAGAGGGGCCACTGCTAAAGAAATGGCTGAG gtcATGTCTTTTACTTCAGTCCCTGATGTTCACACTCAGTTCAAGTCCCTCAACTCTGCAATCAACAGTCCCAAAGCCTCCTACATCCTCAGACTGGCCAACAGGCTGTACGGAGAGAAGACTTTCAAGTTCTTATCT GAGTTTGTGGAGTCTACTCAGAAGTTGTATGAAGCTGACCTGCAGGCTGTAGACTTCATTGGAGCATCAGATGAGTCACGGAAGCTCATCAACCACTGGGTAGAAGAGCAGACAGAAA ATAAAATCAAAGATCTTCTGAAGCCAGGCATGGTCACAGGAATGACACGGCTCGCCCTAGTCAATGCTATCTACTTCAAAGGCAACTGGCTGCAGAGATTTAATGCTCAAGATACCAAAGAGATGCCCTTTAAGATAAATAAG aATGAGAAGAAATCTGTTCAGATGATGTACCAGATGAAGAAGTTCCCCTTCAACTACATTCCTGACTACAATCTGCAAGTGCTAGAATtaccatatgtgcaaaaggagctcAGTATGTTGGTGCTTCTTCCTCCGGAGGCAGAGGATGGCTCTGATCCTCTCCAGAAG CTGGAGAGCGAGCTGACACTGGACAAGCTGCTTGATTGGACCAATCCAGACCACATGGACACAGGAACGGACATCATCGTCCATCTGCCAAAATTCAAGCTGGAGTGGGAGAGCTCTTTGGAGGGGTTGCTGAGCAAGATGGGCATGAGCTCTGTGTTCCAGCCCGGTGCTGCAGATTTAACAGGCATGAGCAGTGAGGGTGGGCTGTATTTGTCAGCAGTGGCCCATAAAGCCTTTGTGGAGGTTAATGAGGAAGGCACAGAGGCAGCAGCGGCCACAGCAGGCATCATCGCGTTCTGCATGCTGCGAGAAGAGCACTTCATGGCAGACCACCCCTTTTTGTTCTTCATTAGGCACAACCCCACTAACAGCATCCTCTTCTTTGGCAGGTTCAGAGGACCCACATAA